One stretch of Diabrotica undecimpunctata isolate CICGRU chromosome 5, icDiaUnde3, whole genome shotgun sequence DNA includes these proteins:
- the IntS11 gene encoding integrator complex subunit 11: MPEIKVTPLGAGQDVGRSCLLLSMGGKNIMLDCGMHMGYNDERRFPDFTYVCDGPISAFIDCVIISHFHLDHCGALPYMSEMVGYTGPIYMTHPTKAIAPILLEDMRKVSVEKKGELNFFTSQMIKDCMKKVVAVTLHQSVMVDSEIEIKAYYAGHVLGAAMFWIRVGNQSVVYTGDYNMTPDRHLGAAWIDKCRPDLLISESTYATTIRDSKRCREKDFLKKVHECVDRGGKVLIPVFALGRAQELCILLETYWERMNLKAPIYFALGLTEKANNYYKMFITWTNQKIRKTFVQRNMFDFKHIKAFDRQFIDNPGPMVVFATPGMLHAGLSLHIFKKWAPNENNMIIMPGFCVQGTVGHKILNGAKKVEVENRQVVDVKMSVEYMSFSAHADAKGIMQLIQHCEPKNVMLVHGEAAKIEFLKEKIQQEFNIQCFNPANGETSVIQTSVKIPVDVSLPLLKAEAKRFSSMVPDPKRRRTLHGVLVMKDNGMCLMDVDDACKEAGINRHVVRFTSTVHIADTGPTLGTAHKLLLFIKDKLPICSVTFSEGEISVESVLVKVEGDDDDDQKSVYVSWTNQDEEIGSQILNIINHIKKF; the protein is encoded by the exons ATGCCGGAGATTAAAGTTACGCCTCTTGGTGCAGGCCAAGATGTAGGAagaagttgtttacttttatcaATGGGAGGAAAAAATATAATGTTGGATTGTGGTATGCATATGGGTTATAACGACGAAAGGAGATTTCCTGACTTTACTTATGTTTGTGATGGTCCTATATCAGCTTTTATAGACTGTGTTATAATATCTCACTTTCATTTAGACCACTGTGGTGCGTTGCCATACATGTCTGAGATGGTAGGGTACACAGGACCCATATACATGACTCATCCCACAAAAGCAATAGCTCCCATTTTATTAGAGGATATGAGGAAGGTTTCGGTAGAGAAAAAGGGTGAACTCAATTTTTTCACGTCACAGATGATAAAAGACTGTATGAAAAAAGTAGTAGCTGTTACACTGCATCAGTCAGTTATGGTAGATAGTGAAATAGAAATTAAGGCCTATTATGCAGGACATGTACTAGGAGCAGCTATGTTTTGGATAAGAGTAGGAAATCAATCTGTTGTGTATACAGGAGATTATAATATGACTCCAGATAGACATTTAGGTGCTGCTTGGATAGATAAGTGCAGACCAGACTTACTTATTTCAGAATCAACTTATGCTACTACAATAAGAGATTCAAAACGTTGTCGTGAAAAAGACTTTCTCAAAAAAGTACATGAGTGTGTAGATAGAGGAGGAAAAGTATTAATTCCAGTATTTGCTCTTGGTAGAGCTCAGGAACTTTGTATACTTTTAGAAACATATTGGGAGAGAATGAATCTAAAAGCCCCAATTTACTTTGCATTGGGATTAACAGAAAAAGCAAATAATTACTATAAGATGTTTATTACATGGACTAAccaaaaaataaggaaaacatTTGTACAAAGAAATATGTTTGATTTTAAACATATAAAAGCTTTTGACAGACAATTCATAGACAATCCAGGTCCTATGGTTGTGTTTGCTACTCCTGGAATGCTTCACGCTGGGTTAAGTCTACATATTTTCAAAAAGTGGGCTCCAAATGAAAATAATATGATAATAATGCCAG GGTTTTGTGTCCAAGGAACTGTTGGCCATAAAATATTAAATGGAGCAAAAAAAGTAGAAGTTGAAAACAGACAGGTAGTTGATGTTAAGATGTCTGTAGAATATATGAGTTTCTCAGCACATGCTGATGCTAAAGGGATCATGCAACTTATTCAACATTGTGAACCAAAAAATGTAATGCTGGTGCATGGGGAAGCTGCGAAAATTGAATTTCTCAAGGAAAAAATACAACAAGAGTTCAATATTCAATGTTTCAATCCTGCAAATGGGGAGACTTCTGTGATACAAACTTCAGTCAAAATTCCAGTGGATGTTTCTTTGCCTTTATTAAAAGCTGAGGCTAAGAG GTTTAGCAGCATGGTTCCAGATCCAAAAAGAAGACGCACACTTCATGGTGTCCTAGTTATGAAAGATAACGGAATGTGTCTTATGGATGTGGACGACGCGTGCAAAGAAGCTGGAATCAATAGACACGTTGTAAGATTTACTTCTACCGTTCATATTGCCGATACAGGTCCGACATTGGGCACGGCACATAaattattgctatttattaaagatAAATTGCCTATTTGCTCAGTTACGTTCTCAGAAGGTGAGATTTCGGTAGAATCTGTACTTGTTAAAGTAGAAGGAGATGACGACGATGATCAAAAGAGTGTATATGTTTCTTGGACAAATCAAGACGAAGAAATTGGTAGCCAGATATTGAATATTATtaatcacattaaaaaattttag